A section of the Leptolyngbya iicbica LK genome encodes:
- the prmC gene encoding peptide chain release factor N(5)-glutamine methyltransferase: MAAFPYRLSGQDLWAWRSQARAQAQIHQIDLTEVDWLLRGLCQVDSLALRLGTLAQVTQVPSRVLLAELEARWQKRLSDRVPIQHLVGEVAWRDLSLRVSPAVLIPRPETELVIDVVMDWLAQNPQATALSQGTWVDLGTGSGAIALGLAQALPKAKILAVDVSGAALAIAQQNAVDHGLSDRIQFLQGEWFEPLSKWHGQLAGIVSNPPYIPTAVVSTLEPEVAHHEPHLALDGGDDGLAAIRHLVITAPDYLVAGGLWLVEHMQGQSAAIRELLKATQQYREIQPVADLARCDRFVQAVRR; this comes from the coding sequence AGGCGCGGGCGCAAGCTCAAATCCACCAAATTGACCTGACCGAAGTGGATTGGTTGCTGCGCGGGTTGTGCCAAGTCGATAGTCTGGCGCTGCGGCTCGGGACTTTAGCGCAAGTTACCCAAGTGCCCTCGCGGGTTCTCCTGGCGGAACTTGAGGCTCGCTGGCAAAAACGTCTGAGTGATCGCGTACCCATTCAACATTTGGTGGGGGAGGTGGCTTGGCGCGATTTGTCCTTACGGGTGTCGCCAGCCGTCTTGATTCCCCGGCCCGAAACGGAATTGGTCATTGATGTAGTCATGGACTGGCTGGCACAAAACCCCCAAGCGACAGCTCTCAGCCAGGGTACTTGGGTAGATTTGGGCACTGGCAGCGGCGCGATCGCCCTGGGCCTCGCGCAGGCGTTGCCAAAAGCCAAGATTCTCGCGGTGGATGTGAGTGGTGCGGCGTTAGCGATCGCCCAACAAAATGCAGTGGACCATGGCCTGAGCGATCGCATCCAGTTTTTACAAGGAGAATGGTTTGAGCCTTTGTCAAAGTGGCACGGCCAATTAGCTGGCATCGTCTCCAACCCACCGTATATTCCCACGGCGGTGGTCTCAACGCTGGAACCCGAAGTCGCCCACCATGAACCGCATCTGGCTTTAGACGGGGGTGATGATGGCTTGGCAGCAATCCGGCACTTGGTCATCACGGCGCCGGACTATTTGGTCGCGGGTGGCCTGTGGCTGGTGGAGCATATGCAGGGACAATCGGCAGCGATTAGGGAACTGTTAAAGGCGACCCAACAATATCGAGAGATCCAGCCCGTGGCCGATTTGGCCAGGTGCGATCGCTTTGTCCAGGCCGTGCGACGTTGA